A region from the Mucilaginibacter sp. CSA2-8R genome encodes:
- a CDS encoding DUF4202 domain-containing protein → MSKLEQAFQLFDDYNRQDPRNIAWDGETHPQEYFYALKLYEWVLKLDRTASEELLLASRSQHIGRWEIPRESYPDGREPYLKWRKDLALHHAEVTARLLKQAGYDDEMVERVSQIILKKRIKVDADVQTMENALCLVFLEFQFEDFRKKYTDEPEKMVNILRKSLIKMDAHGHNFALRLSYSDDGLSLISQALQALKQDG, encoded by the coding sequence ATGAGTAAGTTAGAACAAGCTTTTCAGCTTTTTGACGATTACAACCGGCAGGATCCGCGCAACATTGCCTGGGATGGTGAAACGCATCCGCAGGAATACTTTTATGCACTTAAACTGTATGAATGGGTGTTGAAGCTCGACCGTACTGCCAGCGAAGAATTACTGCTGGCGTCCCGGAGCCAGCACATTGGCCGATGGGAAATACCGCGCGAAAGCTACCCGGATGGTCGTGAACCGTACTTAAAATGGCGAAAAGATTTAGCGCTACATCATGCCGAGGTTACTGCCCGTTTATTGAAACAGGCCGGTTATGATGATGAAATGGTTGAGCGGGTAAGCCAAATCATTTTAAAAAAACGCATTAAGGTAGATGCTGATGTGCAGACCATGGAAAATGCCTTGTGCCTGGTGTTTCTGGAATTTCAGTTTGAGGATTTTAGAAAAAAGTATACCGACGAGCCCGAAAAGATGGTGAATATATTACGCAAATCCTTAATAAAAATGGATGCGCACGGGCATAACTTTGCATTGCGGCTGTCGTACTCAGATGATGGCTTAAGCCTGATATCCCAGGCGCTGCAGGCTCTTAAACAGGACGGTTAG